The proteins below are encoded in one region of Tamandua tetradactyla isolate mTamTet1 chromosome 9, mTamTet1.pri, whole genome shotgun sequence:
- the SAC3D1 gene encoding SAC3 domain-containing protein 1, which translates to MPGCELPVGTCPDMCPAAERAQREQERRLHRFEVAPGDRGDRADPQRAVKEYIRPAAGKPRPSPSQLRPPPVLLATVRYLAGEVAERADASRAEVAGFVADRLRAVRLDLALQGADDIEAAAVLEAALATLLAVVARLGPEAAPGPADPTLLQAQVQEGFGSLRRCYARGAGPHPRQASFQALFLLYNLGSTEALHEVLQLPAVQRACPSLRTALAVDAAFREGNAARLFRLLRSLPYLQSCAVRCHVGHARRAALARLARALSTPKGQALPLDFVVRLLALDGLEEARDLCQAHGLPLHREESVVFLRGHYTEEGVPPTGTCSLLVGSKLGERTLEEVVMAEEEDEGVDRPKPPP; encoded by the exons ATGCCCGGCTGCGAGCTGCCCGTGGGCACCTGCCCGGACATGTGCCCGGCCGCCGAGCGCGCCCAGCGCGAACAGGAGCGCCGCCTTCACCGCTTCGAGGTGGCGCCGGGGGACCGCGGGGACCGGGCCGACCCGCAGCGCGCGGTGAAGGAATACATCCGGCCGGCCGCGGGCAAGCCCCGGCCCTCGCCGAGCCAGCTGCGGCCGCCGCCCGTGCTGCTGGCCACCGTGCGCTACCTGGCGGGTGAGGTGGCCGAGCGCGCCGACGCGTCCCGCGCCGAGGTGGCCGGTTTCGTGGCTGATCGGCTGCGCGCGGTGCGGCTGGACCTGGCGCTGCAGGGCGCAGACGACATCGAAGCGGCGGCGGTGTTGGAGGCGGCGCTGGCGACGCTGCTGGCTGTGGTGGCGCGTCTGGGGCCCGAAGCGGCGCCCGGGCCCGCGGACCCCACGCTGCTGCAGGCCCAGGTGCAGGAGGGCTTCGGCTCGCTGCGGCGCTGCTACGCACGGGGCGCCGGGCCCCACCCCCGCCAGGCTTCCTTCCAGGCCCTCTTTCTGCTCTATAACTTGG GCTCCACGGAGGCCCTGCACGAGGTCCTGCAGCTGCCTGCGGTCCAGCGCGCCTGCCCGTCCCTGCGCACGGCTCTGGCCGTGGATGCCGCCTTCCGCGAGGGCAATGCTGCCCGCCTCTTCCGCCTGCTCCGCAGCCTGCCTTACCTACAGAGCTGTGCGGTGCGTTGCCACGTGGGCCACGCCCGCCGCGCAGCCCTGGCTCGCCTCGCTCGTGCCCTGAGCACCCCCAAGGGCCAGGCTTTGCCTCTGGACTTCGTGGTGCGCCTGCTGGCCCTGGACGGGCTCGAGGAGGCCCGGGATCTATGCCAGGCCCACGGGCTGCCCTTGCACAGGGAGGAGAGCGTCGTATTCCTGAGGGGTCACTACACTGAGGAGGGGGTGCCACCTACTGGCACCTGCAGCCTGTTGGTGGGGAGCAAACTTGGGGAACGCACCCTCGAGGAGGTGGTCATGGCAGAAGAGGAAGACGAGGGAGTGGACAGACCCAAGCCCCCTCCGTGA